Below is a genomic region from Isosphaeraceae bacterium EP7.
CCAAGAGCCTGACCGGATCGATCCTCGCCGGGGTCCTCGCCCTCGGCCCCCACGCCGAACGCCCCCGCTTCGACGCCAAGGCCGCCGCCAAGAAGGCACTCGCCGAGGCCCGCGCCCGCCTGACCTCCACTGAAGTGGCCAAGCTCGCGGGTGCAACCAGCCTCAAGAAGCTCGCGGCCGAGGATTCCGAAGCCCCTAAAGTCGGAGGCCGGCTCTGGCACACAACCCACCGCACGAGTCGGACCGGAAAGCCGGTCCGCTGGGACGGCCGGGTCCTCGACATCGTCGTCGAAGCCATGTCGTCCCTCCCCAACTACCCGCCGGCCGACTGGTCCAAGCGCACCGTCGTCCGGGTCTGGCCCCCCCTCGACCAGCAATCGGATGAAGACGGGCAAAACCTGCCCCCCTTCTTCGAAGCGTCGACCGGCGCCGAGTGGATCGTCACCCTCAACTTCGTTGTCCCGCACGGCACGTTCACCCTCCCCGAGCTGAACAAGCGCCTGAAGCTCGACCCCTTCTATCTGGCCCGGCCCCCCGTGAACTCGGACAAGGACCGGATTGTCCTCGCCCCCGGCTTCGTCCTCGACCTGGTCACCATCCACGCCCACTCCGCCGAAGAGCTGGACACCCCCGAGTTCCGCCACTTCCTCCAGGACGCCGCCCAGGCCCGCCTCAATCCCCCCAAGCGCCGGGCCCGAGTCTTCCGCGCCAGCGAGCTTTGACCAACCCAGGGATGACCCGAGTCCGCAACCAAGAACGCGACGCCAACGCCCCGTGGTCGGGGCGTTGGCGTCGCGTTTGGCCGTTGGATGCCCAGCCCGAACCGGGACGAGGCCAAACTGCATCCACGCATTGACAAAATCGGGAAATCGTCAAGAAATCAGGGAGAAAATCCGGAGTTCGAACGATGGTTTTCTATGAAGGATTGTCATTCGAGGGATGTGGGCGAAAACCCTCCTGCTTTTACGCCCAGGATTTGGTCCGAACCGCGAAAACAAAGATGACGAAACGAACCCGGGAACACCTCTTCGCCCCAGACGCAGTCATGGTCCGACTCGAGATTTCCCGAGACAAAACGAACCCAAGCTCCCCTGGAAAACCCCGGTCAGGCCCCGGCCGATGAGCCTGCGTCACCTACAAGGCAGTCACTCGCTCGCTCTTTGACAATCCTGTGAACCCGGCCCCATCGGCCTCCCACGACGAAACGAACCCGAGGGCCGACGACCGGGCCGGGCCGTCGCCGCGAGGGTTGCCGACGATGGGTGGCAGCGATACCATTCGAACTGGCTTCTATCGCGACTCGTAGAACAGGGACACGTGGCCGGCGAGATGCCGCCGCCCTGACCCTCTTCGTCTCGCGGTGGACCTTGCCCCCGCCTACCGCAGTACCTCCCGCCCGTGCCAGCGTCGAATCAAGCCTCGCGCCCCCCAAGCGTGCCGGCGGCCAGGCCGTCCGAGGGTCTAAGATGATGCGCCGACTGACCGACTTGCCAGCCTGCCCATCTCGCCGAACAAACCCAATGGCCCCGATGCTGGCCGCCGCCTTGATCTGTCTGGCGCAGTCGGTCTGGGCCGATGTCCCGGCACCTAAGGTCCAGTACAACCGAGACATCCGCCCGATCCTCTCGGAAAACTGCTTCGCTTGCCACGGGCCCGACAAAGGGCATCGCAAGGCGGACTTGAGGCTCGACCTCCGCGACGTGGCCATCGAGATGGGCGCCATCACCCCCGGTGACGTCGACGCCAGCGAGCTGGTCGCTCGCATCCTCGCCGCGGCCGACGACGAAGCCCTGATGCCGCCGACCGAGTCGAACAAAGTCCTCACCTCGGCGCAGAAGGACCTCCTGAAACGCTGGGTCGCCGAGGGGGCCGAGTACCAGCCCCACTGGGCCTATGTGCCGCCCAAGCGACCGATGCCCCCGGCGGTCGACGCCACGCGCGGGCAGGTCGTCAACCCGATCGACGCGTTCATCCTGGCCGGCCACCCCCTGAAGGCATCGCCCGAGGCCGACAAGCGGACCTTGCTTCGCCGCCTGAGCCTCGACCTGACCGGCCTGCCGCCGAGCCCCGCCGAGGTGAATGCGTTCCTCGCCGACGAGTCGGCCGATGCCTATGAGCGGCAGGTCGACCGACTGCTCCGGTCCCCTCACTATGGCGAGCGGATGGCCGTCCCCTGGCTCGACCTCGCCCGGTTCGCCGACACGGTCGGCTACCACGGCGACCAGAATCAGAACGTGTTCCCCTACCGCGACTACGTCATCAACGCCTTCAACACCAACAAGCCGTTCGACCAGTTCACCACCGAGCAGCTTGCCGGCGACTTGCTGCCCGACCCGACCCCCGAGCAGCTCACCGCCACCAGCTTCAACCGCCTGAATATGATGACCCGCGAGGGGGGTGCCCAGGCCAAGGAATACCTCGCCAAGTACGCCGCGGACCGCGTCCGCACAGTCTCGTCCACCTGGATGGGCTCGACCCTGGGTTGCGCCGAGTGCCACGACCACAAGTATGACCCGTTCACCGCCCGCGACTTCTACAGCCTGGGCGCCTTCTTCGCCGACGTCCGCCAGTGGGGCGTCTACTCCGACTACGGCTACACCCCGGTCCCGGAGCTGAAGGGCTTCAACAACGACTTCCCCTTCCCGCCCGAGATCGAGGTCGACAGCCCCTACCTCAAGCGCAGGCAGCAGGGCATCGAACGCGAGATCGCCAGGGTCGCCGCCGAGGCAACCGCCCCAATCGACGCCGACCGTGCCACCCGGGACGCCTTCGAAGCCTGGCTCGCCCAGGCACGCAACACGTTAAAGGTCTGGCCCGACGGCTGGATTTCGCCCTCCTCGACGATCCTCCAGCCCAAGCCCGGAGACGCCTCGACCGCCGCCGAACTCGAGGATGGCTCGATCCTCGTCGCCGGCAAGCCCGCGGGTGGTGGCGGCCTGAAGGTCGAACTCCGCCCCACGCCCGGTCGCGTCTCGGCCCTCCGCGTCGAGCTTCTGCCCGACCCCGCGAACCTGGGTTATCTCGCCCGCGACAAGGCCGAGTCGATCTCCGTCAGGCTCGAAGTCGGCCTCCTGAAATCGGGCCAACCACAGCCAACCCCGCTCCCCATCTGGTTCGCCGATGCCGAGATCAAGGCCCCTCGATACAACGGCGGGTCGCCCATCCAGGGCGTCACCGACGTCTGGACTTCCCCCAACACAGTGAACGCCCAGGCCCGGTCGGCCGTCTACGTCTTGAGGACTCCCATCCGCCTCGCGGAGGGTGACGCCCTCGTCGTCTTCGCCGCGTCGTCCAACCTCGGCCGCGTCCGGGTCTCGGTCAGCCCCTTCGGCACCGATCTCCCCCTGACCCCGGTCGTCGATGCCCCCCTGGTCGAAGCCTTGAATGCCGAGCGAGACAAGCGGACGGCCGAGCAGACCGCGCGGCTCCGCAAGCTGAGCCTCCTGTCCCACGCCGACGATCCCGACGCCCTCGCCCGGATCCAGGCCCTTCGAAACGAAGCCAACGACTGCCGCGACGGCCGGGCCTATATCACGGTCACGAAGGCCTGGGAACCGTCCACGACGAGGGTCCTGCCCCGCGGCAACTGGCAGGACGAGACCGGGCCCGTCGTCACGCCCGCCGTCCCCGGCTTCCTCGCCATCGGGACGAAGTCGGAAGGGCGGCAGACGAGGCTCGACCTGGCACGCTGGCTGACCTCGCCGGAGAACCCGCTCACCGCCCGCGTCTTCGTCAACCGCCTCTGGAAGCAGTTCTTCGGCAACGGACTGAGCACGGTCGTCGAGGACCTCGGCTCACAGGGCGAGGCTCCCACCCACCCCGAGCTGCTCGACTGGCTGGCGGCCGACTTCGTCGAGGGGGGCTGGGACGTCAAGGCGACGGTCAAGCGCATCGTTATGTCCGGCACCTATCGGCAGGACTCGCGGCCCAGGCCCGAGCTGCGTGAGGCCGACCCCAACAACCGGCTGCTCACCTCGCAGAACCCTCGGCGGCTGGAGGCCGAGTTCGTCCGCGACAACGCCCTGTCGATCGCAGGCTTGTTGAACCTGGAGCTGGGCGGTCCGAGCGCCCACCCCTACCAGCCGGCCGGCTACTACGCCAACATCCAGTTCCCCGACCGCGACTACAA
It encodes:
- a CDS encoding PSD1 and planctomycete cytochrome C domain-containing protein, with the protein product MAPMLAAALICLAQSVWADVPAPKVQYNRDIRPILSENCFACHGPDKGHRKADLRLDLRDVAIEMGAITPGDVDASELVARILAAADDEALMPPTESNKVLTSAQKDLLKRWVAEGAEYQPHWAYVPPKRPMPPAVDATRGQVVNPIDAFILAGHPLKASPEADKRTLLRRLSLDLTGLPPSPAEVNAFLADESADAYERQVDRLLRSPHYGERMAVPWLDLARFADTVGYHGDQNQNVFPYRDYVINAFNTNKPFDQFTTEQLAGDLLPDPTPEQLTATSFNRLNMMTREGGAQAKEYLAKYAADRVRTVSSTWMGSTLGCAECHDHKYDPFTARDFYSLGAFFADVRQWGVYSDYGYTPVPELKGFNNDFPFPPEIEVDSPYLKRRQQGIEREIARVAAEATAPIDADRATRDAFEAWLAQARNTLKVWPDGWISPSSTILQPKPGDASTAAELEDGSILVAGKPAGGGGLKVELRPTPGRVSALRVELLPDPANLGYLARDKAESISVRLEVGLLKSGQPQPTPLPIWFADAEIKAPRYNGGSPIQGVTDVWTSPNTVNAQARSAVYVLRTPIRLAEGDALVVFAASSNLGRVRVSVSPFGTDLPLTPVVDAPLVEALNAERDKRTAEQTARLRKLSLLSHADDPDALARIQALRNEANDCRDGRAYITVTKAWEPSTTRVLPRGNWQDETGPVVTPAVPGFLAIGTKSEGRQTRLDLARWLTSPENPLTARVFVNRLWKQFFGNGLSTVVEDLGSQGEAPTHPELLDWLAADFVEGGWDVKATVKRIVMSGTYRQDSRPRPELREADPNNRLLTSQNPRRLEAEFVRDNALSIAGLLNLELGGPSAHPYQPAGYYANIQFPDRDYKAERDDRQYRRGLYSHWQRTFLHPMLANFDAPSREECNAARNVANTPQQALTLLNDPTFVEAARALASRTLATPGDDDARIDGLLRLALARPAKPAELRSLIGFLGEQRRIYASDPDAAGKLVAAGPTLFRLQPGPDASETAAWMSVCRVVLNLHETITRY